A stretch of Allostreptomyces psammosilenae DNA encodes these proteins:
- a CDS encoding Vgb family protein, protein MTASPNRFDGTGRGRISGSRFRARRLNAPNRLWGSNGVAFGPDGRLYVAEFLAGRISAVDPATGDVDVVVPMDGPVQSPDDLAFGADGSMYIADLVPGRVWRRGPDGEYTLVSAEVTNPNGITCVGDRLFVNEMKPDGRLLELFPDGRDPVVLTGGLAVGNAMQLGPDGHLYYPHMVTNQVWRIAPDGGAPELVAEGVHEPVAVRFDLGGVLHVLSRGVEGIVTRLDLHGTGSRTLVTSGVAGLDNAAFDRENRMFVSSYASGGIVEMHPDGRIREIVPRGFDGPYGVTIDLGGTVYAADHYRVASPAARDEGRASRSREGEAAGVTTHALLPFAHGITADGGLLHTTSQYGTVQTYDPARGTTRTRATGLRQPLGIAVAPDGSLVVAEAGAGRVVAISGGDTITGATVTGDSVTGDTVTVLAEGLGHPVDVAFDAEGRAYVSDDRLGAVLRIDGGTVDVVADGLEGPQGLAALGGELFTVEVARRRLRAISPATGESRIDAEDLPVGPPPGQAPRTEPALFAGGMPGVAPRFAGLAATPDGALLLSANGEGTIVRLSPSSPDLES, encoded by the coding sequence GTGACGGCGTCGCCCAACCGGTTCGACGGTACGGGGCGCGGGCGGATCAGCGGCTCCCGCTTCAGGGCCCGGCGGCTCAACGCGCCCAACCGGCTGTGGGGTTCCAACGGCGTCGCGTTCGGCCCCGACGGCCGGCTGTACGTCGCCGAGTTCCTGGCCGGCCGGATCAGCGCAGTCGACCCGGCCACCGGGGACGTCGACGTGGTGGTGCCGATGGACGGCCCCGTGCAGTCCCCGGACGACCTCGCCTTCGGGGCGGACGGTTCCATGTACATCGCCGACCTGGTGCCCGGTCGGGTGTGGCGCCGCGGTCCCGACGGCGAGTACACCCTCGTCTCCGCGGAGGTGACCAATCCCAACGGCATCACCTGCGTCGGAGACCGGCTGTTCGTCAACGAGATGAAGCCCGACGGCCGGCTGCTGGAGCTCTTCCCGGACGGCCGCGACCCGGTGGTCCTCACCGGGGGACTGGCCGTCGGCAACGCGATGCAGCTCGGCCCGGACGGGCACCTCTACTACCCGCACATGGTCACCAACCAGGTCTGGCGGATCGCCCCCGACGGCGGGGCACCCGAGCTGGTGGCCGAGGGCGTGCACGAACCGGTGGCCGTCCGGTTCGACCTCGGCGGCGTCCTGCACGTCCTCTCCCGGGGGGTGGAGGGCATCGTGACCCGCCTCGACCTGCACGGCACCGGCTCGCGCACCCTGGTGACCAGCGGGGTGGCCGGGCTGGACAACGCGGCGTTCGACCGGGAGAACCGGATGTTCGTCTCCAGCTACGCCAGCGGCGGCATCGTCGAGATGCACCCCGACGGCAGGATCCGCGAGATCGTGCCGCGCGGGTTCGACGGACCGTACGGCGTGACGATCGACCTGGGCGGCACGGTGTACGCGGCCGACCACTACCGGGTGGCGAGCCCCGCGGCCCGCGACGAGGGCCGGGCGAGCCGCTCCCGGGAGGGGGAGGCGGCAGGCGTCACCACGCACGCCCTGCTGCCGTTCGCCCACGGCATCACGGCCGACGGCGGGCTGCTGCACACGACCTCGCAGTACGGCACCGTCCAGACGTACGACCCCGCGCGGGGGACCACGCGGACGCGGGCGACCGGGTTGCGCCAGCCGCTCGGCATCGCCGTGGCACCGGACGGATCCCTGGTGGTGGCCGAGGCGGGCGCCGGCCGTGTCGTCGCCATCAGCGGCGGCGACACCATCACCGGCGCCACCGTCACCGGCGACAGCGTCACCGGCGACACCGTCACCGTGCTCGCGGAGGGACTCGGCCACCCCGTCGACGTGGCCTTCGACGCGGAGGGCCGCGCTTACGTGAGCGACGACCGGCTCGGCGCGGTGCTCCGGATCGACGGCGGGACGGTCGACGTCGTGGCGGACGGGCTGGAGGGACCGCAGGGGCTGGCGGCCCTGGGCGGCGAGCTGTTCACGGTCGAGGTCGCGCGCCGCCGTCTGCGGGCCATCTCCCCGGCCACGGGGGAGAGCAGGATCGACGCCGAGGACCTGCCGGTCGGCCCGCCCCCGGGGCAGGCGCCCCGCACCGAACCGGCGCTGTTCGCCGGCGGCATGCCCGGAGTGGCCCCGCGCTTCGCCGGCCTCGCCGCCACCCCGGACGGCGCGCTGCTGCTCTCGGCGAACGGCGAGGGGACCATCGTGAGGCTGAGCCCCTCCTCTCCCGATCTCGAGTCCTGA
- a CDS encoding VOC family protein produces the protein MSGQTNSAPEGYTTVAPWVVTDDTGAFLDFVTEAFGGEELGRVLTEDGSIGHGEIRVGDTVVLAFDRRADWPAMPSLLRVFVADADEAFSRAVEAGGHVVTALADNAFGQRGGRIRDPFGNIWWVTSHVEDVPEEEMWKRLADPVYAEGMRVAQETLDAELSGRRHGRSSAPVRATT, from the coding sequence ATGTCCGGGCAGACCAACTCCGCACCCGAGGGCTACACCACCGTCGCGCCCTGGGTCGTCACCGACGACACCGGGGCCTTCCTCGACTTCGTCACCGAGGCGTTCGGTGGTGAGGAGCTCGGACGGGTGCTGACCGAGGACGGCTCGATCGGTCACGGCGAGATCCGGGTCGGCGACACCGTCGTGCTGGCCTTCGACCGACGCGCGGACTGGCCCGCCATGCCGAGCCTGCTGCGGGTGTTCGTCGCCGACGCCGACGAGGCGTTCTCGCGCGCCGTCGAGGCCGGCGGCCATGTCGTCACCGCCCTGGCGGACAACGCCTTCGGGCAGCGCGGAGGCCGTATCAGGGACCCCTTCGGCAACATCTGGTGGGTCACCAGCCACGTCGAGGACGTCCCCGAGGAGGAGATGTGGAAGCGGCTGGCGGACCCGGTGTACGCCGAGGGCATGCGCGTGGCTCAGGAGACGCTCGACGCCGAGCTCAGCGGGCGGCGCCACGGCCGCAGCAGCGCCCCCGTCAGGGCGACCACCTGA
- a CDS encoding NADP-dependent oxidoreductase: MSVARMQTVIQDRFGGPEVLSRTEVDRPRPLPTEVLVRVHAAGLNPVDVKSRAGGGMAGVLGEPPFTLGWDVSGVVEEVGFGVTTLRPGDEVYGMPRFPHAGGAFAEYVTAPSRHFARKPAGLSHTEAAGLPLAGLTAWQVLVDTAGVGPGQRVLVHAAAGGVGHLAVQIAKARGAHVIGTASAARHDFLRSLGADETVDYTAVRFEEVVRDVDLVVDLVGGADHQLRSLQTLRPGGLLVGVPGGVEPEAERQAAANGLRTSWFLVEPDQKGLEELTALVETGRLRVEVETVLPLAEIARAHDLMESGHVRGKIVLAVA; encoded by the coding sequence ATGTCCGTCGCCCGCATGCAGACCGTGATCCAGGACCGCTTCGGTGGCCCCGAGGTGCTGTCGCGGACCGAGGTGGACCGCCCACGGCCCCTCCCCACGGAGGTGCTGGTGCGCGTGCACGCCGCCGGACTGAACCCCGTGGACGTCAAGAGCCGGGCCGGCGGCGGCATGGCCGGTGTGCTCGGCGAGCCGCCGTTCACCCTCGGCTGGGACGTCTCCGGTGTCGTGGAGGAGGTCGGCTTCGGGGTCACCACCCTCCGTCCCGGCGACGAGGTGTACGGCATGCCGCGCTTCCCGCACGCCGGCGGCGCCTTCGCCGAGTACGTCACCGCCCCGTCCCGGCACTTCGCCCGCAAGCCCGCCGGCCTGTCCCACACCGAGGCCGCCGGCCTGCCGCTGGCCGGCCTGACCGCCTGGCAGGTCCTCGTCGACACGGCCGGGGTGGGACCGGGGCAGCGGGTGCTGGTGCACGCGGCGGCCGGCGGCGTGGGCCACCTGGCGGTGCAGATCGCCAAGGCCCGGGGCGCCCACGTGATCGGCACCGCCTCCGCTGCCCGACACGACTTCCTGCGCTCCCTCGGCGCCGACGAGACGGTGGACTACACCGCCGTCCGCTTCGAGGAGGTGGTGCGGGACGTCGACCTGGTCGTCGACCTCGTCGGCGGCGCCGACCACCAGCTCCGGTCGCTGCAGACCCTGCGACCGGGCGGGCTGCTCGTCGGCGTGCCCGGCGGCGTGGAGCCGGAGGCCGAGCGACAGGCCGCCGCCAACGGCCTGCGCACCTCCTGGTTCCTCGTCGAGCCCGACCAGAAGGGCCTGGAGGAACTGACCGCGCTCGTCGAGACCGGCCGGCTGAGGGTGGAGGTCGAGACGGTGCTGCCACTCGCCGAGATCGCCAGGGCCCACGACCTGATGGAGTCCGGCCACGTACGAGGCAAGATAGTCCTCGCCGTGGCCTGA
- a CDS encoding MerR family transcriptional regulator has protein sequence MLIGELSRRTGVSPRLLRYYEQQGLLVARRGPNGYREYDDDSVVTVRQVRALLNAGLSTEVIRQVLPCARGEQPGFDWCADLRAIMDRELAAMDERIDDLQRTRGTLAGYLAQS, from the coding sequence ATGCTGATCGGGGAGTTGTCCCGGCGTACCGGGGTCAGCCCGCGGCTGCTGCGCTACTACGAGCAGCAGGGGCTGCTCGTAGCCCGGCGCGGGCCCAACGGCTACCGCGAGTACGACGACGACTCGGTGGTCACCGTGCGGCAGGTGCGCGCGCTGCTGAACGCGGGCCTGTCCACCGAGGTCATCCGCCAGGTGTTGCCGTGCGCCCGCGGCGAGCAGCCGGGCTTCGACTGGTGCGCGGACCTGCGGGCGATCATGGACCGGGAGTTGGCGGCCATGGACGAGCGCATCGACGACCTCCAGCGCACCCGCGGCACCCTGGCCGGCTACCTGGCACAGTCCTGA
- a CDS encoding NADPH-dependent F420 reductase, which produces MWLAPARCACRCGRDLGGRSRIRDERPRTSPTNLRCPEQDRGPPGCRRRDSTGVASKTAEVLDMKIGIIGAGNIGGNLTRRLTALGHEVSVANSRGPHTLTELAEETGATPVTVEEAARGAAVVVVAIPLKAVPDLPSGLFDEAAEGVAVIDTGNYYPKQRDGRIAAIEDGLTESRWTEQQIGHPVIKAFNGTYAQDILDKPRPKGDPERIALPVAGDDEAAKKVVRDLIDELGFDTVDAGGIDESWRQQPDTPVYGLRGGVEAVTKALAEASPERPEALRA; this is translated from the coding sequence GTGTGGCTCGCCCCGGCCCGATGTGCTTGCCGGTGTGGCCGGGACTTGGGGGGGCGGTCGCGGATCCGCGACGAGCGCCCACGGACCTCTCCGACGAATCTCCGCTGCCCGGAACAAGATCGCGGACCCCCGGGTTGTAGACGGCGCGACTCAACGGGGGTCGCGTCCAAGACTGCGGAGGTTCTGGACATGAAGATCGGCATCATCGGCGCCGGGAACATCGGCGGCAACCTCACCCGTCGACTCACCGCCCTCGGCCACGAGGTTTCCGTCGCCAACTCGCGCGGCCCGCACACCCTGACCGAGCTGGCGGAGGAGACCGGAGCGACCCCGGTCACCGTGGAGGAGGCGGCGCGCGGTGCCGCCGTCGTGGTGGTCGCCATCCCGCTGAAGGCCGTGCCGGACCTCCCCTCCGGGCTGTTCGACGAGGCGGCCGAGGGCGTGGCCGTGATCGACACCGGCAACTACTACCCGAAGCAGCGGGACGGCAGGATCGCCGCCATCGAGGACGGCCTGACCGAGAGCCGCTGGACCGAGCAGCAGATCGGGCACCCGGTGATCAAGGCCTTCAACGGCACCTACGCCCAGGACATCCTCGACAAGCCGCGCCCCAAGGGAGACCCGGAGCGGATCGCGCTGCCGGTGGCCGGGGACGACGAGGCGGCCAAGAAGGTGGTCCGGGACCTGATCGACGAGCTGGGATTCGACACCGTGGACGCGGGCGGCATCGACGAGTCCTGGCGCCAGCAGCCCGACACGCCGGTCTACGGCCTGCGGGGCGGTGTCGAGGCGGTGACCAAGGCCCTCGCCGAGGCGTCGCCGGAGCGGCCGGAGGCGCTGCGGGCCTGA
- a CDS encoding carotenoid oxygenase family protein encodes MSPPPASPDTPGSSTSTTTGTSTSTSTTGTGTTGTGTRPATAPEEEDHTMNKPYLTGHYTPVADEVTATELTVEGAIPPELNGRLVRNGHNPKPGVTPTHWFRGSGMVHGVRLRGGRAEWYRNRWVHTPALEGAPYMTEHGPDLTVSTAGTHVVEHGGRLLALCESALPFELTADLETVGAFDFSGKLTTAMTAHPKQDPVTGELHFFASSPFPPFLVHHVASPDGNVLHSQEVPGATAALKHDFAITENFVVFVEMSVTFDPNEHSGIPYGWSDAQRPRIGVMPRGVDGARRIHWYDIGQGQALHFANAYEDARGRIVVEGPSVDRGGWRRSWNWWVGAPSDLGTEPNSGSRQRRWTVDPVAGTATEEQIDDLVVEFPTINEDVLGRQHRYHYAIAYPNDHGIGSHGIVKYDRVTGARQVMPVGTGQLPSEAVFVPAEDAADEDAGYLLTVVSDLNRNASAMLVLDASNLSRAPLATIHLPRRVPATIHGSWIPDDDLAA; translated from the coding sequence GTGAGCCCTCCGCCCGCCTCCCCCGACACCCCCGGCAGCAGCACCAGCACCACCACAGGCACCAGCACCAGCACCAGCACCACAGGTACCGGCACCACAGGTACCGGCACACGCCCGGCGACAGCACCGGAAGAAGAGGACCACACCATGAACAAGCCCTACCTGACCGGCCACTACACCCCGGTCGCCGACGAGGTCACCGCGACGGAGCTCACCGTGGAGGGCGCCATCCCCCCGGAGCTGAACGGCCGGCTCGTCCGCAACGGCCACAACCCCAAGCCGGGCGTCACCCCCACGCACTGGTTCCGGGGCAGCGGCATGGTGCACGGCGTCCGGCTGCGCGGCGGGCGCGCCGAGTGGTACCGCAACCGCTGGGTGCACACCCCGGCCCTGGAAGGTGCCCCGTACATGACGGAGCACGGCCCGGACCTGACCGTGAGCACAGCCGGCACGCACGTCGTCGAGCACGGCGGTCGCCTGCTGGCGCTGTGCGAGTCCGCGCTGCCGTTCGAGCTGACGGCCGATCTGGAGACCGTGGGCGCCTTCGACTTCTCCGGCAAGCTCACCACCGCGATGACCGCCCACCCCAAGCAGGACCCGGTCACCGGCGAGCTGCACTTCTTCGCCTCCTCGCCCTTCCCGCCCTTCCTCGTCCACCACGTGGCCTCGCCGGACGGGAACGTCCTGCACAGCCAGGAGGTGCCGGGAGCCACCGCCGCCCTCAAGCACGACTTCGCCATCACCGAGAACTTCGTGGTGTTCGTCGAGATGTCGGTGACCTTCGACCCGAACGAGCACTCCGGGATCCCGTACGGCTGGAGCGACGCGCAGCGTCCCCGCATCGGCGTCATGCCGCGCGGCGTCGACGGGGCACGCCGGATCCACTGGTACGACATCGGCCAGGGCCAGGCCCTGCACTTCGCCAACGCCTACGAGGACGCGCGCGGCCGGATCGTCGTCGAGGGCCCGAGCGTGGACCGCGGCGGCTGGCGGCGCTCCTGGAACTGGTGGGTCGGCGCCCCCTCCGACCTCGGCACCGAACCCAACTCCGGTTCCCGGCAGCGGCGCTGGACGGTCGACCCGGTCGCCGGCACGGCCACGGAGGAGCAGATCGACGACCTCGTCGTGGAGTTCCCCACCATCAACGAGGACGTCCTCGGCCGGCAGCACCGCTACCACTACGCCATCGCCTACCCGAACGACCACGGCATCGGCTCCCACGGCATCGTCAAGTACGACCGGGTGACGGGGGCCCGCCAGGTGATGCCGGTGGGCACCGGGCAACTGCCCAGCGAGGCGGTGTTCGTCCCGGCCGAGGACGCCGCCGACGAGGACGCCGGCTACCTGCTGACCGTGGTCAGCGACCTGAACCGGAACGCCTCGGCCATGCTCGTCCTGGACGCGTCCAACCTCTCCAGGGCCCCGCTCGCCACCATCCACCTGCCGCGGCGGGTGCCGGCCACGATCCACGGCTCCTGGATTCCGGACGACGACCTCGCGGCGTGA
- a CDS encoding GNAT family N-acetyltransferase, with translation MATFEIGTASANEARQLADWADDEGWNPGISDWRAFLSADPTGFLIGRLDGEAVASISAVRYGTDYGFLGFYIARPSVRGQGYGIQVWRAGMARLAGRHLGLDGVVEQQDNYRRSGFRTAWNHVRYEGVPGGAPSGSTPASASGSAPGGVDDLEDVVGPEAVEEVGGVRLVDARTVPFDQLAAYDRRFFPAPRDAFLATWLSLPGQVALAAVRDGDIHGFGVLRPARGASRIGPLYAASTDIAETLVRALSGAVPGTAVAIDVPDVNRPSVRLMERLGLTPTFEVARMFTGPGPEVDLPGIFATTSLELG, from the coding sequence ATGGCGACGTTCGAGATCGGGACGGCGAGCGCGAACGAGGCCCGGCAACTGGCCGACTGGGCGGACGACGAGGGATGGAACCCCGGGATCTCCGACTGGCGCGCGTTCCTCAGCGCCGATCCCACCGGCTTCCTGATCGGACGGCTGGACGGCGAGGCCGTCGCCTCCATCTCCGCCGTGCGCTACGGCACGGACTACGGCTTCCTCGGCTTCTACATCGCCAGGCCGTCGGTGCGCGGGCAGGGCTACGGCATCCAGGTGTGGCGCGCCGGCATGGCGCGCCTGGCGGGCCGTCACCTTGGCCTCGACGGGGTCGTCGAGCAGCAGGACAACTACCGCAGGTCCGGGTTCCGCACGGCCTGGAACCACGTGCGGTACGAGGGCGTGCCGGGCGGTGCGCCCTCGGGTTCGACTCCCGCTTCGGCTTCCGGGTCGGCTCCCGGCGGGGTGGATGACCTGGAAGACGTGGTCGGCCCAGAGGCCGTGGAGGAGGTGGGCGGCGTCCGGCTGGTCGACGCCCGCACCGTCCCCTTCGACCAGCTCGCGGCCTACGACCGGCGTTTCTTCCCCGCGCCCCGTGACGCGTTCCTCGCCACCTGGCTGAGCCTGCCCGGTCAGGTGGCCCTCGCCGCCGTGCGGGACGGCGACATCCACGGCTTCGGCGTGCTGCGCCCCGCCCGCGGCGCCTCGCGCATCGGGCCGCTGTACGCCGCCTCCACCGACATCGCCGAGACGCTGGTGCGTGCGCTGTCCGGCGCCGTCCCCGGCACCGCGGTCGCCATCGACGTCCCCGACGTGAACCGGCCCTCCGTGCGCCTGATGGAGCGGCTGGGGCTGACGCCGACCTTCGAGGTGGCGCGGATGTTCACGGGGCCGGGGCCCGAGGTGGATCTCCCCGGCATCTTCGCCACCACCAGCCTGGAGCTGGGGTAG
- a CDS encoding flavin-containing monooxygenase, producing the protein MSAPHTSPIPLGSDPAEPGSDPADPGSDSAQPGLDPRELGFDPEALRAKYRAERDRRIRPDGNSQYRGTTGEFGYFDEDPYADPEFGREPLTDRVEALIIGGGFGGLLAGARLRQAGVASIRVIEKGGDFGGTWYWNRYPGIHCDIESYVYMPLLEEVGYLPRWKYAPGEEIRQHARAIARHFGLYDDACFQTQATELRWDDAESEWVVGTDRGDRVRARYVVVASGTLSQAKLPGIPGIESFEGHTFHTSRWDYVYTGGNADGNLHRLADKRVALIGTGATAIQVVPHLGADSRHLYVFQRTPSSVDVRGNRPTDPEWARSLRPGWQRHRRQNFLEVVTGVRVDEDLVNDAWTSSARLQEKLIPTDSYAHVPAGERERAYEIADFQKMNELRARVDAIVEDPATAEKLKPWYRYMCKRPTFSDSYLQTFNRPNVTLVDTADTHGVERITEHAVVVGDEAYEVDCIVFATGFEVGVSGVLSGRLPVYGRGGVPLLESWRRQGPKTLHGFYSHGFPNLFQLGPLQNASAVNFVHVLDEQASHVAEVVAAAREARARYVEPTVDAQEAWVATIHRKAADLHAFHAECTPGYYNNEGMPRERNQGYGDGPVAFHELLRRWRADGGVRDVLVGAGEDA; encoded by the coding sequence ATGTCCGCCCCCCACACCTCGCCCATCCCCCTCGGCTCCGACCCCGCTGAGCCCGGCTCCGATCCCGCTGACCCCGGCTCCGACTCCGCTCAGCCCGGTTTGGACCCGCGTGAGCTGGGCTTCGACCCGGAGGCGCTGCGCGCGAAGTACCGCGCGGAGCGTGACCGCAGGATCCGGCCCGACGGGAACTCCCAGTACCGCGGCACCACCGGCGAATTCGGCTACTTCGACGAGGACCCCTACGCCGATCCGGAGTTCGGCAGGGAACCGCTGACCGACCGGGTCGAGGCGCTGATCATCGGCGGGGGGTTCGGCGGCCTGCTCGCCGGGGCGCGGCTGCGCCAGGCGGGTGTGGCGTCGATCCGGGTGATCGAGAAGGGCGGGGACTTCGGCGGCACCTGGTACTGGAACCGTTACCCGGGAATTCACTGCGACATCGAGTCCTACGTCTACATGCCGCTGCTGGAGGAGGTCGGCTACCTCCCCCGGTGGAAGTACGCGCCCGGTGAAGAGATCCGGCAGCACGCCCGGGCGATCGCGCGGCACTTCGGCCTCTACGACGACGCCTGCTTCCAGACCCAGGCCACCGAACTGCGCTGGGACGACGCCGAGTCGGAATGGGTGGTCGGCACCGACCGCGGCGACCGCGTGCGGGCGCGCTACGTGGTGGTCGCCAGCGGCACCCTCAGCCAGGCCAAGCTGCCCGGCATCCCCGGGATCGAGAGCTTCGAGGGGCACACGTTCCACACCAGCCGCTGGGACTACGTCTACACCGGCGGCAACGCCGACGGAAACCTGCACCGGCTCGCGGACAAGCGGGTGGCCCTCATCGGCACCGGCGCCACGGCCATCCAGGTGGTGCCCCACCTCGGGGCCGATTCGCGGCACCTGTACGTGTTCCAGCGCACGCCGTCCTCGGTGGACGTACGCGGCAACCGGCCCACCGACCCGGAGTGGGCCCGGTCGCTGCGGCCGGGCTGGCAGCGGCACCGCAGGCAGAACTTCCTCGAGGTCGTCACCGGGGTGCGCGTCGACGAGGACCTCGTGAACGACGCGTGGACCAGCAGCGCCCGGCTGCAGGAGAAGCTGATCCCCACCGACTCCTACGCGCACGTCCCCGCCGGGGAACGGGAGCGCGCGTACGAGATCGCCGACTTCCAGAAGATGAACGAGCTGCGGGCGCGGGTGGACGCCATCGTCGAGGACCCGGCGACGGCGGAGAAGCTCAAGCCGTGGTACCGCTACATGTGCAAGCGGCCCACCTTCAGCGACAGCTACCTGCAGACCTTCAACCGGCCCAACGTCACCCTGGTTGACACCGCCGACACCCACGGCGTCGAGCGGATCACCGAGCACGCCGTCGTGGTGGGCGACGAGGCGTACGAGGTGGACTGCATCGTCTTCGCGACCGGCTTCGAGGTGGGCGTCTCCGGCGTGCTGTCCGGCCGGCTGCCGGTGTACGGCCGGGGCGGCGTCCCACTGCTGGAGTCCTGGCGCCGGCAGGGTCCGAAGACGCTGCACGGCTTCTACAGCCACGGCTTCCCCAACCTGTTCCAGCTCGGGCCGCTGCAGAACGCGAGCGCGGTCAACTTCGTCCACGTCCTCGACGAGCAGGCCTCCCACGTCGCCGAGGTGGTCGCGGCGGCGCGCGAGGCCCGGGCGCGGTACGTCGAACCGACCGTCGACGCCCAGGAGGCGTGGGTGGCCACGATCCACCGCAAGGCCGCGGACCTGCACGCCTTCCACGCCGAGTGCACCCCGGGCTACTACAACAACGAGGGCATGCCGCGCGAGCGCAACCAGGGCTACGGGGACGGTCCCGTCGCGTTCCACGAACTGCTCAGGCGCTGGCGCGCCGACGGCGGCGTGCGCGACGTCCTCGTCGGCGCGGGGGAGGACGCGTGA
- a CDS encoding aminotransferase class IV family protein, giving the protein MTTSVVHRNGRAATVEQLAPLAFAGYAHFTAMQVRGGRVRGLDLHLRRLRSASMELFGRALPDERVRSFLRAALEEGPADVSLTATVYSPAGEFTVAGDDVEPEVLVRTGPAANGPEGPLTLAAVEHERTLPAVKHVGEVAKTYFLRQAVGQGFDDAAFVDRGGRLSEGTIWNLAFWDGTAVVWPDAEMLGGTTMGIVRRQLDRLGVPQRVQEVRLADLPALSGAVVMNSWTPGVAVHRIGSVPLPDAPAFLELLHRAYQAEPLTAP; this is encoded by the coding sequence ATGACCACTTCCGTCGTGCACCGTAACGGTCGGGCGGCGACCGTCGAGCAGTTGGCCCCGCTGGCCTTCGCCGGCTACGCCCACTTCACCGCCATGCAGGTGCGGGGCGGCCGGGTGCGCGGCCTCGACCTGCACCTGCGGCGGCTGCGCTCCGCCTCGATGGAGCTGTTCGGACGGGCGCTGCCCGACGAGCGGGTGCGGTCCTTCCTCCGGGCCGCGCTGGAGGAGGGTCCGGCGGACGTCTCGCTGACCGCCACCGTGTACTCCCCGGCGGGCGAGTTCACCGTGGCGGGGGACGACGTGGAACCCGAGGTGCTGGTGCGCACCGGCCCGGCCGCGAACGGCCCCGAGGGCCCGCTGACGCTGGCGGCGGTCGAGCACGAACGGACCCTCCCGGCGGTCAAGCACGTCGGCGAGGTGGCGAAGACCTACTTCCTCCGTCAGGCCGTCGGCCAGGGCTTCGATGACGCCGCCTTCGTCGACCGCGGGGGCCGGCTCAGCGAGGGGACCATCTGGAACCTGGCCTTCTGGGACGGCACCGCCGTGGTGTGGCCCGACGCCGAGATGCTGGGCGGCACCACGATGGGCATCGTCCGCCGGCAGCTGGACCGCCTCGGCGTGCCCCAGCGCGTCCAGGAGGTCAGGCTCGCCGACCTGCCGGCCCTGTCCGGGGCCGTGGTCATGAACTCGTGGACGCCCGGGGTGGCGGTCCACCGGATCGGCTCGGTGCCGCTGCCCGACGCCCCGGCCTTCCTGGAACTCCTCCACCGCGCCTACCAGGCCGAACCCCTCACCGCTCCCTGA
- a CDS encoding winged helix-turn-helix transcriptional regulator, translating to MTAQPSPPPPSARRDESAPRPRLVPPPTAGGDQDDRCPCRPLLDRLGDRWSALALAILEEGPEYHGELRRRMGEVSRKVLTQTLRALERDGLVSRTVVQGPVVRVRYALTPLGHTLAAPLVAIRDWTAHHQAAVDQARRAYDARPAEPGVTRLREEAAVARGWGAGA from the coding sequence ATGACCGCGCAGCCGTCACCCCCTCCCCCGTCCGCGCGGCGCGACGAGAGCGCGCCCCGCCCCCGCCTGGTGCCACCGCCGACAGCCGGGGGCGACCAGGACGACCGCTGCCCCTGCCGGCCGCTGCTGGACCGGCTCGGCGACCGGTGGTCCGCGTTGGCGCTCGCGATCCTGGAGGAGGGGCCGGAGTACCACGGAGAACTGCGGCGGCGGATGGGCGAGGTGAGCCGGAAGGTCCTCACCCAGACCCTGCGCGCCCTGGAGCGCGACGGGCTGGTCAGCCGGACCGTCGTGCAGGGCCCGGTGGTGCGGGTGCGGTACGCGCTGACGCCGCTGGGACACACGCTCGCTGCTCCGCTGGTCGCCATCCGGGACTGGACGGCGCACCACCAGGCGGCCGTGGACCAGGCTCGCCGCGCCTACGACGCCCGCCCCGCGGAGCCGGGCGTCACCCGGCTGCGGGAGGAGGCCGCCGTCGCCCGGGGGTGGGGGGCGGGCGCCTGA